A genome region from Indicator indicator isolate 239-I01 chromosome 24, UM_Iind_1.1, whole genome shotgun sequence includes the following:
- the TOMM34 gene encoding mitochondrial import receptor subunit TOM34, whose protein sequence is MAASPSALRRAGNEEFRRGQYGPAAELYTRALELLEAAGEAAAEERSVLLANRAACYLKDGACSLCVADCSTALQLVPFGVKPLLRRAAAYEALERYRLAYVDYKTVLQVDCTIQAAHDGVNRMTKALLEKDGVNWRQKLPPIPTVPVSAQTRWSGPSAGGPGANTSPVTAQSGEPDQHAAGTERARTLKEEGNELVKKGNHKKAVEKYSESLKLNQECATYTNRALCYLTLKQYKEAVQDCTEALRLDPKNVKALYRRAQALKELKDYKSSIADIKSLLKTEPKNTAALRLLQELNRT, encoded by the exons ATGGCGGCATCGCCCAGCGCCCTGCGGCGCGCCGGGAACGAGGAGTTCCGCCGCGGGCAGTACGGGCCGGCTGCCGAGCTCTACACCCGTGCgttggagctgctggaagccgCAG GGGAGGCCGCCGCTGAGGAGCGGAGCGTGCTGCTCGCCAACCGTGCTGCCTGCTACCTCAAGGACGGAGCCTGCAGCCTCTGCGTCGCCGACTGCAGCAC CGCCCTCCAGCTCGTCCCTTTCGGGGTCAAACCCCTCCTGAGGCGGGCCGCGGCTTACGAGGCCCTAGAGAGGTACCGGCTAGCTTACGTGGACTACAAGACGGTGCTGCAGGTGGACTGCACCATCCAGGCAGCTCACGACGGCGTCAACAG GATGACTAAAGCCCTGCTGGAGAAGGATGGTGTGAACTGGCGCCAGAAGCTCCCGCCAATCCCCACAGTCCCAGTTTCTGCCCAGACGAGGTGGAGCGGTCCTTCTGCTGGAGGCCCTGGGGCAAACACTTCTCCTGTGACTGCACAGAGTGGAGAACCAG ACCAGcatgctgctggcacagagagAGCTCGAACtctgaaggaagaaggaaatgaaCTTGTAAAGAAAGGAAACCATAAAAAAGCAGTTGAGAAGTACAGTGAGAGTTTAAAGCTCAACCAGGAATGTGCCACTTACACCAACAG agctctgtgttACTTGACTCTGAAGCAGTACAAGGAGGCAGTACAGGACTGCACCGAAGCTCTGAGGTTAGATCCTAAAAACGTTAAGGCGCTCTACAGACGTGCCCAAGCACTGAAAGAACTGAAG GATTACAAATCAAGCATTGCTGATATCAAGAGCTTGTTGAAAACTGAACCAAAGAACACAGCTGCACTGAGATTGCTGCAAGAGCTGAACAGAACCTAG
- the LOC128975035 gene encoding embryonic polyadenylate-binding protein-like isoform X1, which translates to MNASGPGYPLASLYVGDLHPDVTEAMLYEKFSPAGPIMSIRVCRDVATRRSLGYAYINFQQPVDAERALDTMNFEVIKGRPIRIMWSQRDPGLRKSGVGNIFIKNLDDSIDNKALYDTFSAFGNILSCKVVCDENGSRGYGFVHFETHEAAARAIETMNGMLLNDRKVFVGHFKSRKEREAEFGARAMEFTNVYIKNFGDDMDDERLRAIFSQFGKTLSVKVMMDNTGRSKGFGFVNFEKHEEAQKAVADMNGKEINGRVVYVGRAQKRLERQSELKRKFEQLKQERVSKYQGVNLYVKNLDDGIDDERLRKEFSPYGTITSAKVMTEGGHSKGFGFVCFSSPEEATKAVTEMNGRIVSTKPLYVALAQRKEERKAILTNQYMQRLATMRALPGPLLGSFQPPPGYFLPPIPQPQTRATFYSPSPVVPVRPATRWSAQPSRPPPYSASTPILRATVPPRRLLSNISTMRQASTQVPHVPHQAQRVVNIGTQTVRARVPSSPTLPQGAPQYKYSSTVRNAQHMGHMPPVVASQVGEPAVHVQGQEPLTASMLAAAPPQEQKQMLGERLYPLIHSMHPSLAGKITGMLLEIDNAELLLLLESPDSLRSKATPPMENNSTSPCPVLCCQIEEAVAVLQAHQVTETSHKGSAVTFLQ; encoded by the exons ATGAATGCTAGCGGCCCTGGCTATCCGTTAGCCTCTCTTTATGTGGGAGACCTCCACCCAGATGTGACCGAAGCCATGCTCTACGAGAAGTTCTCGCCTGCTGGGCCCATCATGTCCATCCGAGTCTGCCGGGACGTTGCCACGCGCCGGTCACTGGGCTATGCCTACATAAacttccagcagcctgtggatg CTGAGCGAGCCCTGGACACCATGAACTTTGAAGTGATCAAGGGCCGTCCCATCCGCATCATGTGGTCCCAGCGGGACCCTGGGCTCCGAAAGTCGGGGGTTGGAAACATCTTCATCAAGAACCTGGATGACTCCATTGATAACAAAGCCCTGTATGACACGTTCTCTGCCTTTGGAAACATCTTGTCCTGCAAG GTGGTTTGTGATGAGAACGGATCTCGTGGCTATGGCTTTGTTCACTTTGAGACTCATGAGGCAGCAGCTCGGGCCATTGAGACCATGAATGGGATGCTGCTCAATGACAGGAAGGT GTTTGTTGGCCATTTCAAATCCCGCAAGGAGCGCGAGGCCGAGTTTGGGGCTCGGGCAATGGAGTTCACCAATGTCTACATCAAAAACTTTGGGGATGACATGGATGACGAGAGGCTGCGGGCAATCTTCTCCCAGTTTG GAAAGACTCTAAGTGTCAAAGTCATGATGGACAACACTGGCCGCTCGAAGGGCTTTGGGTTTGTCAACTTTGAGAAGCACGAAGAAGCCCAGAAG GCGGTGGCTGACATGAATGGGAAGGAGATCAATGGGCGTGTGGTGTATGTGGGCCGGGCCCAGAAGCGGCTGGAGCGCCAGAGTGAGCTGAAGAGGAAGTTTGAGCAGCTCAAGCAGGAACGAGTGAGCAAGTACCAG GGGGTCAACCTGTATGTGAAGAACCTGGATGATGGGATAGAtgatgaaaggctgaggaaggagtTTTCTCCTTATGGCACCATCACTAGTGCCAAG GTGATGACAGAGGGTGGCCACAGCAAAGGGTTTGGCTTTGTatgtttttcctctccagaagaggccaccaaGGCTGTGACAGAAATGAACGGGCGGATCGTCAGCACTAAGCCTCTCTACGTTGCGCTCGCTCAAAGGAAAGAGGAGCGGAAAGCCATCCTCACCAACCAGTACATGCAGAGATTAGCCACCATGAGGGCCCTGCCTGGCCCTCTGCTGggctccttccagcccccccCGGGGTACTTTCTGCCCCCAATCCCCCAG CCACAAACCAGGGCGACCTTCTACAGCCCCAGCCCAGTGGTCCCGGTCCGTCCTGCCACTCGCTGGAGTGCGCAGCCCTCGCGGCCTCCCC CATATTCTGCATCTACCCCCATCCTGAGGGCTACTGTACCACCCCGGCGCCTGCTGTCTAACATCAGCACCATGAGACAGGCCTCTACCCAGGTGCCCCATGTGCCCcaccaggcccagagagtgg TCAACATTGGGACGCAAACGGTCAGGGCCCGAGTGCCCTCCTCGCCCACCCTGCCGCAGGGAGCCCCGCAGTACAAGTACTCCTCCACCGTCAGGAATGCCCAGCATATGGGACACATGCCACCCGTGGTGGCCTCACAG GTGGGAGAACCTGCTGTGCATGTCCAGGGGCAGGAGCCACTGACAGCATCCATGCTCGCAGCAGCCCCTCCTCAGGAGCAGAAGCAAATGCTAG GTGAGCGTCTCTACCCTCTCATCCACTCGATGCATCCCTCACTGGCTGGCAAGATCACTGGGATGCTGTTGGAGATAGACAACgcggagctgctgctgctcctggagtCCCCTGACTCCCTGCGCTCCAAG GCAACTCCACCTATGGAGAA CAACTCAACCTCTCCTTGCCCTGTGCTCTGTTGCCAGATCGAGGAGGCAGTGGCTGTTCTCCAGGCACACCAGGTCACAGAGACATCACACAAGGGCAGTGCTGTGACATTCCTGCAGTGA
- the LOC128975035 gene encoding embryonic polyadenylate-binding protein-like isoform X2 → MNASGPGYPLASLYVGDLHPDVTEAMLYEKFSPAGPIMSIRVCRDVATRRSLGYAYINFQQPVDAERALDTMNFEVIKGRPIRIMWSQRDPGLRKSGVGNIFIKNLDDSIDNKALYDTFSAFGNILSCKVVCDENGSRGYGFVHFETHEAAARAIETMNGMLLNDRKVFVGHFKSRKEREAEFGARAMEFTNVYIKNFGDDMDDERLRAIFSQFGKTLSVKVMMDNTGRSKGFGFVNFEKHEEAQKAVADMNGKEINGRVVYVGRAQKRLERQSELKRKFEQLKQERVSKYQGVNLYVKNLDDGIDDERLRKEFSPYGTITSAKVMTEGGHSKGFGFVCFSSPEEATKAVTEMNGRIVSTKPLYVALAQRKEERKAILTNQYMQRLATMRALPGPLLGSFQPPPGYFLPPIPQPQTRATFYSPSPVVPVRPATRWSAQPSRPPPYSASTPILRATVPPRRLLSNISTMRQASTQVPHVPHQAQRVVNIGTQTVRARVPSSPTLPQGAPQYKYSSTVRNAQHMGHMPPVVASQVGEPAVHVQGQEPLTASMLAAAPPQEQKQMLGERLYPLIHSMHPSLAGKITGMLLEIDNAELLLLLESPDSLRSKIEEAVAVLQAHQVTETSHKGSAVTFLQ, encoded by the exons ATGAATGCTAGCGGCCCTGGCTATCCGTTAGCCTCTCTTTATGTGGGAGACCTCCACCCAGATGTGACCGAAGCCATGCTCTACGAGAAGTTCTCGCCTGCTGGGCCCATCATGTCCATCCGAGTCTGCCGGGACGTTGCCACGCGCCGGTCACTGGGCTATGCCTACATAAacttccagcagcctgtggatg CTGAGCGAGCCCTGGACACCATGAACTTTGAAGTGATCAAGGGCCGTCCCATCCGCATCATGTGGTCCCAGCGGGACCCTGGGCTCCGAAAGTCGGGGGTTGGAAACATCTTCATCAAGAACCTGGATGACTCCATTGATAACAAAGCCCTGTATGACACGTTCTCTGCCTTTGGAAACATCTTGTCCTGCAAG GTGGTTTGTGATGAGAACGGATCTCGTGGCTATGGCTTTGTTCACTTTGAGACTCATGAGGCAGCAGCTCGGGCCATTGAGACCATGAATGGGATGCTGCTCAATGACAGGAAGGT GTTTGTTGGCCATTTCAAATCCCGCAAGGAGCGCGAGGCCGAGTTTGGGGCTCGGGCAATGGAGTTCACCAATGTCTACATCAAAAACTTTGGGGATGACATGGATGACGAGAGGCTGCGGGCAATCTTCTCCCAGTTTG GAAAGACTCTAAGTGTCAAAGTCATGATGGACAACACTGGCCGCTCGAAGGGCTTTGGGTTTGTCAACTTTGAGAAGCACGAAGAAGCCCAGAAG GCGGTGGCTGACATGAATGGGAAGGAGATCAATGGGCGTGTGGTGTATGTGGGCCGGGCCCAGAAGCGGCTGGAGCGCCAGAGTGAGCTGAAGAGGAAGTTTGAGCAGCTCAAGCAGGAACGAGTGAGCAAGTACCAG GGGGTCAACCTGTATGTGAAGAACCTGGATGATGGGATAGAtgatgaaaggctgaggaaggagtTTTCTCCTTATGGCACCATCACTAGTGCCAAG GTGATGACAGAGGGTGGCCACAGCAAAGGGTTTGGCTTTGTatgtttttcctctccagaagaggccaccaaGGCTGTGACAGAAATGAACGGGCGGATCGTCAGCACTAAGCCTCTCTACGTTGCGCTCGCTCAAAGGAAAGAGGAGCGGAAAGCCATCCTCACCAACCAGTACATGCAGAGATTAGCCACCATGAGGGCCCTGCCTGGCCCTCTGCTGggctccttccagcccccccCGGGGTACTTTCTGCCCCCAATCCCCCAG CCACAAACCAGGGCGACCTTCTACAGCCCCAGCCCAGTGGTCCCGGTCCGTCCTGCCACTCGCTGGAGTGCGCAGCCCTCGCGGCCTCCCC CATATTCTGCATCTACCCCCATCCTGAGGGCTACTGTACCACCCCGGCGCCTGCTGTCTAACATCAGCACCATGAGACAGGCCTCTACCCAGGTGCCCCATGTGCCCcaccaggcccagagagtgg TCAACATTGGGACGCAAACGGTCAGGGCCCGAGTGCCCTCCTCGCCCACCCTGCCGCAGGGAGCCCCGCAGTACAAGTACTCCTCCACCGTCAGGAATGCCCAGCATATGGGACACATGCCACCCGTGGTGGCCTCACAG GTGGGAGAACCTGCTGTGCATGTCCAGGGGCAGGAGCCACTGACAGCATCCATGCTCGCAGCAGCCCCTCCTCAGGAGCAGAAGCAAATGCTAG GTGAGCGTCTCTACCCTCTCATCCACTCGATGCATCCCTCACTGGCTGGCAAGATCACTGGGATGCTGTTGGAGATAGACAACgcggagctgctgctgctcctggagtCCCCTGACTCCCTGCGCTCCAAG ATCGAGGAGGCAGTGGCTGTTCTCCAGGCACACCAGGTCACAGAGACATCACACAAGGGCAGTGCTGTGACATTCCTGCAGTGA